A stretch of Procambarus clarkii isolate CNS0578487 chromosome 20, FALCON_Pclarkii_2.0, whole genome shotgun sequence DNA encodes these proteins:
- the LOC138366798 gene encoding uncharacterized protein → MWFNGPPWLVSGQWPKQKPQVIVTNITAPMVEPEPPPSVAINPHSYSGLDKLLRVTEIVLYFLHKVGIKHRFPSPIKYWIKRAQQETYGREYEHLSDKLSKSLGIWYGSNNHNILRYGGRLLHADIDLETKNPIILPRYHIITKLIVLHYHQHNTLHGGVLDTLTDLRQTFWLPQGRQTVKSLMKSCVVCRRYDARCVLTPGPPPLPKERVVHLRPFETTCVDYTRALI, encoded by the coding sequence atgtggtttaatggacccccATGGctggttagtggtcagtggcctaaacaaaagccacaagtcatcgtgACCAACATCACTGCTCCCATGGTGGAACCAGAACCTCCTCCATCTGTGGCTATCAATCCTCATTCATACTCTGGTTTAGACAAGTTACTGAGAGTTACCGAAATCGTCTTATATTTCCTCCACAAAGTAGGGATCAAACATCGATTTCCCAGTCCTATCAAATATTGGATCAAACGAGCTCAACAAGAGACTTACGGGAGAGAATATGAACATCTTTCAGATAAATTAAGTAAGTCTCTGGGCATTTGGTATGGCTCAAATAACCACAATATACTAAGGTatggaggacgtctgcttcatgcagatATTGATTTGGAAACAAAAAATCCTATAATACTACCACgttaccacatcataactaaacttatagtTTTACATTACCATCAACATAataccttacatggtggagtgttagacactctcactgaTCTTAGACAGACAttttggcttccccaaggtcgccaAACTGTCAAATCTCTTATGAAGTCttgtgtagtctgcaggaggtatGATGCTCGGTGTGTCCTtaccccaggacctccaccactccctaaggagcgAGTTGTCCACCTTCGTCCTTTTGAGACCACATGTGTCGATTACACTAGAGCTTTAATTTGA